In one window of Photorhabdus laumondii subsp. laumondii DNA:
- the tuf gene encoding elongation factor Tu — translation MSKEKFERTKPHVNVGTIGHVDHGKTTLTAAITTVLAKTYGGNARAFDQIDNAPEEKARGITISTSHVEYDTPSRHYAHVDCPGHADYVKNMITGAAQMDGAILVVAATDGPMPQTREHILLGRQVGVPYIIVFLNKCDMVDDEELLELVEMEVRELLSQYDFPGDDTPVIRGSALKALEGDAEWEAKIIELAEALDSYIPEPERAIDQPFLLPIEDVFSISGRGTVVTGRVERGIVKVGEEVEIVGIKDTTKTTCTGVEMFRKLLDEGRAGENVGVLLRGTKRDEIERGQVLAKPGSIKPHTTFESEVYILSKDEGGRHTPFFKGYRPQFYFRTTDVTGTIELPEGVEMVMPGDNIQMKVTLIAPIAMDQGLRFAIREGGRTVGAGVVAKVIA, via the coding sequence ATGTCTAAAGAAAAGTTTGAACGTACAAAACCGCACGTTAACGTTGGTACTATCGGCCACGTTGACCACGGTAAAACTACCCTGACTGCTGCTATTACTACTGTACTGGCTAAAACCTACGGTGGTAATGCTCGTGCATTCGACCAAATCGATAACGCACCAGAAGAAAAAGCGCGTGGTATCACCATCTCTACTTCTCACGTAGAATACGATACTCCAAGCCGCCACTATGCGCACGTTGACTGCCCAGGCCACGCCGACTACGTGAAAAACATGATCACCGGTGCGGCTCAGATGGACGGCGCAATCCTGGTAGTTGCCGCGACTGACGGTCCAATGCCACAGACGCGTGAGCACATCCTGTTAGGCCGTCAGGTAGGCGTTCCTTACATCATCGTGTTCCTGAACAAATGTGACATGGTAGACGACGAAGAGCTGCTGGAACTGGTTGAGATGGAAGTGCGTGAGCTGCTGTCTCAGTACGATTTCCCAGGCGACGACACGCCAGTCATCCGTGGTTCTGCTCTGAAAGCGCTGGAAGGTGATGCAGAGTGGGAAGCCAAAATCATCGAACTGGCAGAGGCCCTGGATAGCTACATTCCAGAGCCAGAGCGTGCTATTGACCAGCCATTCCTGCTGCCAATCGAAGACGTATTCTCTATTTCAGGCCGTGGTACTGTAGTTACCGGTCGTGTAGAGCGCGGTATCGTTAAAGTGGGTGAAGAAGTTGAAATCGTGGGTATCAAAGACACGACTAAAACCACTTGTACTGGCGTAGAAATGTTCCGCAAACTGCTGGACGAAGGCCGTGCAGGTGAGAACGTCGGTGTTCTGCTGCGTGGTACCAAGCGTGACGAAATCGAACGTGGTCAGGTACTGGCGAAACCGGGTTCAATCAAGCCACACACCACTTTCGAATCAGAAGTTTATATTCTGAGCAAAGACGAAGGTGGCCGTCATACGCCATTCTTCAAAGGCTACCGTCCACAGTTCTACTTCCGTACAACTGACGTGACCGGTACCATTGAACTGCCAGAAGGCGTGGAAATGGTGATGCCAGGTGATAACATTCAGATGAAAGTTACCCTGATTGCCCCAATCGCAATGGACCAGGGTCTGCGCTTCGCTATCCGTGAAGGTGGCCGTACAGTAGGTGCTGGTGTTGTTGCTAAAGTTATCGCTTAA
- the coaA gene encoding type I pantothenate kinase: MNKKEPFLATPYLQFNREQWATLRDSVPLTLTKEELIDLKGINEEISLEEVVEIYLPLSRLLNFYISSNLRRQAVLEQFLGTDGQKVPYVIGIAGSVAVGKSTTARLLQALLSRWPEHRSVELITTDGFLHSNSVLNERGLMKKKGFPQSYDMHSLVKFVSDIKSGSKQVSAPVYSHLTYDIVPNEQKFIKQPDILILEGLNVLQSGMDYPHDPHHVFVSDFVDFSIYVDAPEKLLKSWYISRFLKFRQGAFSDPDSYFHSYSKLSEEEAINTASDIWQEINGLNLRQNILPTRERASLIMTKGTNHTIESVRLRK, encoded by the coding sequence ATGAATAAAAAAGAACCTTTTTTGGCTACTCCATATTTGCAATTCAATCGTGAACAATGGGCAACCTTACGTGATTCAGTTCCACTGACATTAACAAAAGAAGAATTAATTGATTTAAAAGGAATTAATGAAGAAATTTCTTTAGAAGAAGTTGTTGAGATTTACCTTCCTTTATCTCGCTTACTCAATTTTTATATTAGTTCAAATTTACGTCGTCAAGCAGTGCTGGAACAATTTTTAGGTACTGATGGACAAAAAGTCCCTTATGTCATAGGAATTGCTGGCAGTGTTGCTGTTGGTAAAAGCACTACTGCACGTCTATTACAAGCTCTGCTGAGTCGTTGGCCTGAACACAGAAGCGTAGAATTAATTACTACAGATGGTTTTCTACATTCTAACAGCGTGCTGAATGAACGTGGACTGATGAAAAAGAAAGGGTTCCCACAGTCATATGATATGCATAGCTTAGTGAAATTTGTATCTGATATTAAATCGGGCTCTAAACAAGTATCCGCACCAGTATACTCTCATCTTACCTATGATATCGTACCAAATGAGCAAAAATTCATTAAACAACCAGACATTTTGATTCTAGAGGGTTTGAATGTATTACAAAGCGGTATGGATTATCCCCATGATCCACACCATGTATTTGTCTCTGATTTTGTCGACTTTTCTATCTACGTCGATGCACCAGAAAAATTACTCAAAAGTTGGTATATCAGTCGTTTCTTAAAATTCCGCCAAGGTGCCTTTTCCGATCCAGATTCTTATTTCCACAGTTACTCCAAACTATCAGAAGAAGAAGCCATAAATACTGCATCCGATATCTGGCAAGAGATCAATGGACTGAATTTGCGACAAAATATTTTACCAACTCGAGAACGCGCAAGCCTAATCATGACAAAAGGTACTAATCACACTATTGAAAGCGTAAGGCTACGTAAGTAA
- the birA gene encoding bifunctional biotin--[acetyl-CoA-carboxylase] ligase/biotin operon repressor BirA, with translation MKDITVPLQLIKILSDGEVHSGQQLGQYLGMSRAGINKHIQTIREWGIELETTLGKGYSLMAPMQLLDESTILQYLPQDRITVLPVIDSTNQYLLERLSELKSGDACVAEYQYAGRGRRGRKWVSPFGKNLYLSMYWRLEQGPAAAIGLSLVVGIVIAEVLHRFGAGRIRVKWPNDLYLDDKKLAGILVELIGKTGDAAQVVIGAGINISMDHKDEEPINQQWINLLQAGIQVDRNKLAVEIILDLRKALIQFENKGLSSFVSRWFELDNFMDRPVKLIIGSQEVYGIARGINQQGALLLDQNGVITPYIGGEISLRGC, from the coding sequence ATGAAAGATATAACCGTGCCATTACAGTTGATTAAGATTTTGTCTGACGGTGAAGTTCATTCCGGTCAACAGTTGGGACAATATTTAGGGATGAGTAGGGCTGGAATTAATAAACATATACAGACAATTCGTGAGTGGGGAATTGAGCTAGAAACAACTCTTGGTAAGGGGTATAGCCTTATGGCACCTATGCAGTTACTTGATGAGTCTACTATTTTGCAATACTTACCTCAGGATCGTATAACTGTTTTGCCAGTTATTGATTCGACTAATCAGTATTTGTTGGAACGTTTATCTGAATTGAAATCAGGGGATGCTTGTGTTGCAGAGTACCAGTATGCTGGCAGAGGGCGGCGTGGAAGGAAATGGGTTTCGCCCTTTGGTAAAAATCTTTATTTATCTATGTATTGGCGCCTTGAACAAGGACCTGCTGCTGCAATTGGATTGAGTTTGGTTGTTGGCATTGTTATTGCTGAAGTATTGCATCGATTTGGCGCTGGTAGAATTAGGGTAAAATGGCCAAATGATTTATATCTTGATGATAAGAAATTAGCGGGAATTTTAGTTGAACTAATAGGAAAGACTGGTGATGCTGCTCAGGTTGTAATAGGTGCGGGTATAAATATTTCGATGGATCATAAGGACGAAGAACCTATTAATCAGCAATGGATTAATTTGTTGCAGGCAGGAATTCAAGTTGATCGTAATAAATTGGCTGTAGAAATAATACTTGATCTAAGGAAAGCTCTAATTCAGTTTGAAAATAAAGGCTTGTCTTCATTTGTTTCTCGGTGGTTTGAGTTAGATAATTTTATGGATAGGCCGGTGAAATTAATTATTGGTAGTCAGGAAGTGTATGGTATAGCTAGGGGTATTAATCAGCAAGGTGCTTTGTTACTTGATCAGAATGGTGTCATAACCCCATATATTGGCGGGGAGATTTCTTTAAGAGGTTGTTAA
- the murB gene encoding UDP-N-acetylmuramate dehydrogenase, with protein sequence MLSLKEFNTFGLSAYAKRLDIAESAESLLALWQKAKSEKQPVLLLGGGSNVLFTTNFEGTVILNRIMGIQQRETDESWHLHVGAGENWHELVCHSLKNQIYGLENLALIPGCSGAAPIQNIGAYGIEFRDVCEYVDVLNLETGEQTRLSVGECQFRYRDSIFKHKYKANHSIISVGLLLKKNWQPILNYGNLTRLSKDNVTPQQIFDSVCAMRTSKLPDPAITGNAGSFFKNPIVSAEVAAKIKENYPDSPQYSYTNGMFKLAAAWLIERCNLKGYRIGGASVHLRQALVLINQENATGKDVVLLAAYIRRQVISKFGVLLEPEVRFIGSKGEIDAVECIS encoded by the coding sequence ATGCTTTCTCTTAAAGAGTTTAATACCTTTGGGTTATCAGCCTATGCTAAACGTTTAGATATAGCTGAATCTGCCGAGTCCTTATTAGCTTTATGGCAAAAAGCCAAAAGCGAAAAACAACCTGTATTACTGCTTGGTGGAGGTAGTAATGTCTTATTTACTACAAATTTTGAAGGAACTGTGATTCTGAATAGAATTATGGGGATTCAACAGCGGGAGACAGATGAATCATGGCATTTACATGTAGGGGCGGGAGAAAATTGGCACGAATTAGTCTGTCATTCTCTTAAAAATCAAATCTATGGATTAGAGAATCTGGCTTTAATTCCTGGTTGCTCTGGCGCAGCACCAATTCAAAATATTGGTGCATATGGTATTGAATTTAGAGATGTGTGTGAATATGTAGATGTTCTTAATCTAGAAACTGGGGAACAAACGCGTCTTAGTGTTGGTGAATGTCAGTTTAGATATCGTGATAGTATTTTCAAGCATAAATATAAAGCAAATCATTCTATTATTTCTGTAGGATTATTGTTGAAGAAGAATTGGCAGCCAATATTGAACTACGGTAATTTAACTAGGCTATCGAAAGATAATGTAACTCCTCAGCAGATTTTTGATTCAGTATGTGCAATGCGCACCAGTAAATTACCTGATCCTGCAATAACAGGAAACGCGGGCAGTTTCTTCAAAAACCCAATTGTCAGTGCGGAAGTTGCGGCAAAAATCAAAGAAAATTACCCTGATAGCCCCCAATATTCTTACACGAATGGGATGTTTAAATTAGCGGCAGCTTGGCTCATTGAACGTTGTAATTTAAAAGGTTATCGCATTGGAGGTGCATCTGTGCATCTTAGACAAGCTCTAGTACTGATAAATCAGGAAAATGCTACAGGTAAGGATGTAGTTTTATTGGCTGCTTACATTCGCCGGCAAGTGATAAGTAAGTTTGGTGTATTACTTGAACCTGAGGTTCGTTTTATTGGTTCTAAAGGCGAAATTGATGCTGTGGAATGTATTTCATGA